From Variovorax sp. PMC12, the proteins below share one genomic window:
- a CDS encoding MotA/TolQ/ExbB proton channel family protein → MSVLELLTHGDGVSRSVAALLLAMSIASWVIILWKAWLLRGGTRDVLRSIAAFWQSATLADAEQKLRAFDRAALVLPAVSAIRGAAAGAPEGTLGAAVDRNQRLTRVLRNALHGALRRLQAGQILLATVGATAPFVGLLGTVWGIYRALSGIAGQTGGFTIDKVAGPVGEALVMTAFGLAVAIPAVLAYNVFGRVIGRIEAELEGFAHDLLGSFGEPPKPAAPPPARPMPV, encoded by the coding sequence ATGAGCGTGCTCGAACTGCTGACCCATGGCGACGGCGTCAGCCGTTCGGTGGCCGCGCTGCTGCTGGCGATGTCGATCGCGAGCTGGGTCATCATTCTCTGGAAGGCCTGGCTGCTGCGCGGCGGCACGCGCGATGTGCTGCGCAGCATCGCCGCCTTCTGGCAATCGGCCACGCTGGCCGACGCCGAGCAGAAACTCCGGGCCTTCGACCGCGCGGCGCTGGTGCTGCCGGCGGTGTCGGCCATCCGCGGCGCGGCCGCCGGGGCCCCTGAGGGCACGCTGGGCGCTGCGGTCGACCGCAACCAGCGCCTGACCCGCGTCCTGCGCAATGCGCTGCACGGCGCGCTGCGCCGCCTGCAGGCCGGCCAGATCCTGCTCGCCACCGTGGGCGCCACCGCGCCTTTCGTGGGGCTGCTGGGCACGGTCTGGGGCATCTACCGGGCGCTGTCGGGCATCGCGGGCCAGACCGGCGGCTTCACCATCGACAAGGTCGCGGGGCCTGTCGGCGAGGCGCTGGTCATGACGGCGTTCGGCTTGGCCGTGGCCATTCCGGCGGTGCTGGCCTACAACGTGTTCGGCCGCGTCATCGGCCGCATCGAAGCCGAGCTCGAAGGCTTCGCGCACGACCTGCTGGGCAGCTTCGGCGAGCCGCCGAAGCCCGCCGCGCCGCCGCCCGCGCGGCCGATGCCGGTCTGA
- a CDS encoding glycogen/starch/alpha-glucan phosphorylase, with translation MTIKDFAYDHPDRDVAAFKRAVANKLIYAVGKDPVAASQDDWLNATSQAVRDQLVERWMMTTRANYAQDLKRVYYLSMEFLIGRTFTNALLAVDLYDTVREALADFGVDMDALAEREPDAALGNGGLGRLAACFLDSMATLGVPGMGYGIRYEYGMFRQRIVDGQQVETPDYWLTRGNPWEFQRPEVNYRVRFGGHVQKREGANVPPGAVDWVDTHDVLAVAYDTIIPGYGTQATNTLRLWSARATEEIDLSAFNRGNYMGAVESKNQSENVSRVLYPDDSTPSGRELRLHQEYFFCSASMQDLLRRYLRNHTTFDQLSEKVSIHLNDTHPVLAVPELMRLLLDEHGMPWDEAWAHTQKVFSYTNHTLMHEALETWPVEMLGRILPRHLQIIYDINAKFLATVAQKLGNDVELMRRLSLVDETGERRVRMAYVAVLASHSVNGVSGLHSELMKQSIFSDFAKLFPERFNNKTNGVTPRRWLAQANPPLAALLDQRIGKGWRRDLSQLEALKPMAAQPAFVRAFRHAKRENKLRLANWVEQHLKVDIDTDAMFDVQVKRIHEYKRQLLNVLHVVARYHRILDAQATGAPVDMVPRVVVFAGKAASAYVMAKLVIRLINDVAGTINADPRVGKLLKVVFLPNYSVSLAEIIMPAADLSEQISTAGTEASGTGNMKFALNGALTIGTLDGANVEMRENVGPENIFIFGNTTPEVADIRARGYQPRDIYEGNPELRRVLDAIRDGAFSPGEPGRYQGIYDALVNWGDHYLLLADYASYVAKQAEVDALYRDSDAWTRMAILNVAGMGAFSSDRTIAQYAHEIWHTKPVVLG, from the coding sequence ATGACGATCAAAGACTTCGCCTACGACCATCCCGACCGCGACGTCGCGGCCTTCAAGCGCGCGGTGGCCAACAAGCTGATCTATGCCGTCGGCAAGGACCCTGTCGCGGCCAGCCAGGACGACTGGCTCAACGCCACCTCGCAGGCCGTGCGCGATCAGCTCGTCGAGCGCTGGATGATGACCACGCGCGCCAACTACGCGCAGGACCTCAAGCGCGTCTACTACCTGTCGATGGAATTCCTCATCGGGCGCACCTTCACCAACGCGCTGCTGGCCGTGGACCTGTACGACACCGTGCGCGAGGCGCTGGCCGATTTCGGCGTCGACATGGACGCGCTGGCCGAGCGCGAGCCCGACGCGGCCCTGGGCAACGGCGGCCTGGGCCGGCTCGCCGCCTGCTTCCTCGATTCGATGGCCACGCTCGGCGTGCCGGGCATGGGCTACGGCATCCGCTACGAATACGGCATGTTCCGCCAGCGCATCGTCGACGGCCAGCAGGTCGAGACGCCCGACTACTGGCTCACGCGCGGCAACCCCTGGGAATTCCAGCGGCCCGAGGTCAACTACCGGGTGCGCTTCGGCGGCCACGTGCAGAAGCGCGAGGGCGCCAACGTGCCGCCCGGCGCGGTCGACTGGGTCGACACCCACGACGTGCTGGCCGTGGCCTACGACACCATCATTCCGGGCTACGGCACGCAGGCCACCAACACGCTGCGGCTGTGGTCGGCGCGCGCCACCGAGGAAATCGACCTCTCGGCCTTCAACCGCGGCAACTACATGGGCGCGGTCGAGAGCAAGAACCAGTCGGAGAACGTCTCGCGCGTGCTCTACCCCGATGACTCCACGCCCTCGGGGCGCGAGCTGCGGCTGCACCAGGAGTACTTCTTCTGCAGCGCCAGCATGCAGGACCTGCTGCGCCGCTACCTGCGCAACCACACGACCTTCGACCAGCTCTCGGAAAAAGTCAGCATCCACCTGAACGACACCCACCCGGTGCTCGCCGTGCCCGAGCTCATGCGGCTGCTGCTGGACGAGCACGGCATGCCGTGGGACGAAGCCTGGGCGCACACGCAGAAGGTGTTCAGCTACACCAACCACACGCTGATGCACGAGGCGCTGGAGACCTGGCCGGTCGAGATGCTGGGCCGCATCCTGCCGCGGCACCTGCAGATCATCTACGACATCAACGCGAAGTTCCTGGCCACCGTCGCGCAGAAGCTGGGCAACGACGTCGAGCTGATGCGCAGGCTCTCGCTGGTGGACGAGACCGGCGAGCGGCGCGTGCGCATGGCCTACGTGGCGGTGCTGGCGAGCCACTCGGTCAACGGGGTGTCGGGGCTGCACTCGGAGCTGATGAAGCAGTCGATCTTCTCGGACTTCGCGAAGCTCTTTCCCGAGCGCTTCAACAACAAGACCAATGGCGTCACGCCGCGCCGCTGGCTGGCGCAGGCCAACCCGCCGCTGGCGGCGCTGCTCGACCAGCGCATCGGCAAGGGCTGGCGGCGCGACCTGTCGCAACTGGAGGCGCTGAAGCCGATGGCCGCGCAGCCCGCCTTCGTGCGCGCCTTCCGCCATGCCAAGCGCGAGAACAAGCTGCGGCTGGCCAACTGGGTCGAGCAGCACCTGAAGGTGGACATCGATACCGACGCGATGTTCGACGTGCAGGTCAAGCGCATCCACGAATACAAGCGGCAGCTGCTCAACGTGCTGCACGTGGTGGCGCGCTACCACCGCATCCTCGACGCGCAGGCCACGGGTGCGCCGGTCGACATGGTGCCGCGCGTGGTGGTTTTCGCGGGCAAGGCCGCTTCGGCCTATGTGATGGCCAAGCTGGTGATCCGGCTCATCAACGACGTGGCCGGCACCATCAACGCCGACCCGCGCGTGGGCAAGCTGCTGAAGGTGGTGTTCCTGCCGAACTACAGCGTGAGTCTGGCCGAGATCATCATGCCGGCGGCCGACCTGTCGGAGCAGATCTCCACGGCGGGCACCGAGGCCTCGGGCACCGGCAACATGAAGTTCGCGCTCAACGGCGCGCTGACCATCGGCACGCTGGACGGCGCCAACGTGGAAATGCGCGAGAACGTGGGGCCGGAGAACATCTTCATCTTCGGCAACACCACGCCCGAGGTCGCCGACATCCGCGCGCGCGGCTACCAGCCGCGCGACATCTACGAAGGCAACCCCGAGCTCAGGCGCGTGCTCGACGCGATCCGCGACGGCGCTTTCTCGCCGGGCGAGCCGGGCCGCTACCAGGGCATCTACGACGCGCTGGTGAACTGGGGCGACCACTACCTGCTGCTAGCGGACTATGCGAGCTACGTGGCGAAGCAGGCCGAGGTGGATGCGCTGTATCGCGATTCGGATGCGTGGACGCGGATGGCGATCCTGAACGTGGCGGGTATGGGCGCGTTTTCATCGGACCGCACGATTGCGCAGTACGCGCATGAGATCTGGCACACCAAGCCGGTCGTGCTGGGCTGA
- a CDS encoding ExbD/TolR family protein encodes MAFGRTSLGSGAAGGGRAMGGGAQRPLSDINVTPLVDVMLVLLVIFIITAPLMASSIKLDLPQTDAGQPNDTPKFVSVSVDASGKVFFNDQAVTDEELADRFGKAAADSKDTEVQLRADQTVPYGKVVALMGIANKAGLSRIGFVTDAPQPATDPTAPAKR; translated from the coding sequence ATGGCCTTCGGTCGTACTTCACTGGGCAGCGGCGCCGCAGGCGGCGGGCGCGCGATGGGCGGCGGCGCGCAGCGGCCGCTGTCCGACATCAACGTGACGCCGCTGGTCGACGTGATGCTGGTGCTGCTGGTGATCTTCATCATCACCGCGCCGCTGATGGCCAGCTCGATCAAGCTCGACCTGCCGCAGACCGACGCTGGCCAGCCCAACGACACGCCCAAGTTCGTGAGCGTGTCGGTCGACGCCTCCGGCAAGGTCTTCTTCAACGACCAGGCCGTGACCGACGAGGAACTGGCCGACCGCTTCGGGAAGGCCGCGGCCGACAGCAAGGACACCGAGGTGCAGCTGCGCGCCGACCAGACCGTGCCCTACGGCAAGGTGGTGGCGCTGATGGGCATTGCCAACAAGGCGGGCCTGAGCCGCATCGGCTTCGTCACCGACGCGCCGCAGCCGGCCACCGATCCCACCGCGCCCGCCAAGCGCTGA
- the dapB gene encoding 4-hydroxy-tetrahydrodipicolinate reductase: MTESTSNSSSNPASAPRRVAIAGASGRMGHMLIEAVRNAPDLRLAGALDIAGSPALGADAGGFLGFDSGVSIVSDLRTGLKDAQVLIDFTRPEGTLAHLAVCRELGVQAVIGTTGFSDAQKAEIAEIAKDIAIMMAPNMSVGVNVTLKLLEMAAKAMSTGYDIEIIEAHHRHKVDAPSGTALKMGEVIADALGRDLKDCAVYAREGITGERDPSTIGFSAIRGGDIVGDHTVLFAGTGERIEITHKSSSRVTYAQGSLRAVRFLAEQRTGLFDMYDVLGLR, translated from the coding sequence GTGACCGAATCCACCTCCAATTCCTCCAGCAATCCCGCTTCCGCGCCGCGCCGCGTCGCCATCGCCGGGGCATCGGGCCGCATGGGCCACATGCTGATCGAGGCCGTGCGCAACGCGCCCGACCTGCGCTTGGCCGGCGCGCTCGACATCGCGGGCAGCCCGGCGCTCGGCGCCGATGCCGGCGGCTTCCTGGGCTTCGACAGCGGCGTGTCCATCGTGTCCGACCTGCGCACCGGCCTGAAGGACGCGCAGGTGCTCATCGACTTCACCCGCCCCGAAGGCACGCTCGCGCACCTCGCGGTGTGCCGCGAACTGGGCGTTCAGGCGGTCATCGGCACCACCGGCTTCAGCGACGCGCAGAAGGCCGAGATCGCCGAGATCGCCAAGGACATCGCCATCATGATGGCGCCCAACATGAGCGTGGGCGTCAACGTCACCCTCAAGCTGCTCGAGATGGCCGCCAAGGCCATGTCGACCGGCTACGACATCGAGATCATCGAGGCGCACCACCGCCACAAGGTCGACGCACCCTCGGGCACCGCGCTCAAGATGGGCGAAGTCATCGCCGACGCGCTGGGCCGCGACCTCAAGGACTGCGCCGTGTACGCCCGCGAAGGCATCACCGGCGAGCGCGATCCTTCCACCATCGGCTTCTCGGCCATCCGCGGCGGCGACATCGTGGGCGACCACACCGTGCTGTTCGCGGGTACCGGCGAACGCATCGAGATCACCCACAAGTCGTCGAGCCGCGTCACCTATGCCCAGGGCAGCCTGCGCGCGGTGCGCTTCCTGGCCGAGCAGCGCACCGGCCTGTTCGACATGTACGACGTGCTGGGCCTGCGCTAG
- the glgA gene encoding glycogen synthase GlgA — translation MRILQVSAELFPLLKTGGLADIAGALPLALMAEGQDARVLLPGFPAIVRGVRELAPVAEFDAPWGERFALRLGRVAVDGTPGIPAYVIDAPALYDRPGNPYEDNARQPYGDNHRRFALLGWAAARLAQGLDPSWQPEVVHAHDWHAALAPAYLHFAREAGQMGASRVGSVFTVHNLAYQGLFAPWNFADLGLPGPAFQMNGIEYHGQVSFMKGGLCYADRLTTVSPTYALEIQTPEQGCGLDGLLRQRSGLLSGILNAVDDQVWNPATDAALVQGYHTPEGRHMAGKARCKSVLQHQLGLAERPDAPLFILVSRLTEQKGLGLVLDGLDALLAQGGQLALLGSGEGWLEDAFRQRAAAAPQSVSVTIGYDETLAHQLFGAGDVTLVPSLFEPCGLTQMYGLKYGSLPLVRRVGGLADTVVDSTLEDLASGEATGFVFDRFDVADYERAVRRAFALYQRAPDWRRVRGNAMRRPADWGTAAAQYIDVYRQALG, via the coding sequence ATGCGAATCCTGCAAGTCAGCGCCGAACTCTTTCCCCTGCTCAAGACCGGCGGCCTGGCCGACATCGCCGGCGCCCTGCCGCTGGCGCTCATGGCCGAGGGGCAGGACGCGCGCGTGCTGCTGCCGGGCTTTCCGGCCATCGTCCGCGGCGTGCGCGAACTCGCGCCCGTGGCCGAGTTCGACGCGCCCTGGGGCGAGCGATTCGCGCTGCGGCTCGGGCGCGTGGCGGTCGACGGCACGCCGGGCATCCCGGCCTACGTGATCGATGCGCCCGCGCTCTATGACCGGCCCGGCAACCCGTACGAGGACAACGCGCGCCAGCCCTACGGCGACAACCACCGGCGCTTCGCGCTGCTGGGCTGGGCGGCGGCGCGGCTCGCACAGGGGCTCGATCCATCCTGGCAGCCCGAGGTGGTGCACGCGCACGACTGGCACGCCGCGCTGGCGCCGGCCTACCTGCACTTCGCGCGCGAGGCCGGCCAGATGGGCGCATCGCGCGTGGGCAGCGTGTTCACGGTGCACAACCTGGCCTACCAGGGCCTCTTCGCGCCATGGAACTTCGCGGACCTCGGGCTGCCCGGGCCCGCGTTCCAGATGAACGGCATCGAATACCACGGCCAGGTCTCCTTCATGAAGGGCGGCCTTTGCTACGCCGACCGGCTCACCACGGTGAGCCCGACCTACGCGCTGGAGATCCAGACGCCCGAGCAGGGCTGCGGGCTCGACGGCCTGCTGCGCCAGCGCAGCGGCTTGCTGAGCGGCATCCTCAACGCGGTCGACGACCAGGTCTGGAACCCGGCGACCGATGCGGCGCTGGTGCAGGGCTACCACACGCCCGAAGGCCGCCACATGGCCGGCAAGGCGCGCTGCAAGTCGGTGCTGCAGCACCAGCTGGGGCTGGCCGAGCGGCCGGACGCGCCGCTGTTCATCCTGGTGAGCCGCCTGACCGAGCAGAAGGGCCTGGGGCTGGTGCTCGACGGCCTGGACGCGCTGCTCGCGCAAGGCGGCCAGCTCGCGCTGCTGGGCAGCGGCGAGGGCTGGCTCGAAGACGCATTCAGGCAGCGCGCGGCGGCCGCGCCGCAATCGGTCAGCGTGACCATCGGCTACGACGAGACGCTCGCGCACCAGCTCTTCGGCGCGGGCGACGTGACGCTGGTGCCCTCGCTCTTCGAGCCCTGCGGCCTCACGCAGATGTACGGCCTGAAATACGGCAGCCTGCCGCTGGTGCGCCGCGTGGGCGGGCTGGCCGACACGGTGGTCGACAGCACGCTGGAAGACCTGGCCAGCGGCGAGGCCACCGGTTTCGTGTTCGACCGCTTCGACGTGGCCGACTACGAACGCGCCGTGCGCCGCGCCTTCGCGCTCTACCAGCGCGCGCCGGACTGGCGGCGCGTGCGCGGCAACGCGATGCGGCGGCCGGCCGACTGGGGCACTGCGGCTGCTCAGTACATCGATGTCTATCGGCAGGCGCTGGGATGA
- a CDS encoding Ig-like domain-containing protein, whose protein sequence is MAYARMKVHAAAVLAALALCTVAHAQKGTPREHTWQRSTTAGQEVRIFTYVQQRSDCSQGPDPVVTIRTKPAHGTVSVRPGSVTVGPPRFGAVDCSGRTLSGQGIWFVPEPGFSGTDQFDYEVQFTNGVAHDTAMVEVKP, encoded by the coding sequence ATGGCATACGCCCGGATGAAAGTCCACGCGGCCGCAGTGCTCGCGGCACTGGCCCTGTGCACGGTCGCGCACGCCCAGAAGGGCACCCCGCGGGAGCACACCTGGCAACGCAGCACCACGGCGGGCCAGGAGGTGCGCATATTCACCTACGTGCAGCAACGCTCCGATTGCAGCCAGGGGCCCGATCCGGTCGTCACCATCCGCACGAAGCCCGCGCACGGCACCGTGAGCGTGCGACCGGGCTCCGTCACCGTCGGCCCGCCGCGGTTCGGCGCGGTCGATTGCAGCGGCCGTACGTTGTCGGGGCAGGGCATCTGGTTCGTGCCGGAACCGGGATTCAGCGGAACCGACCAGTTCGACTACGAGGTGCAGTTCACCAACGGCGTGGCGCACGACACTGCCATGGTCGAGGTCAAGCCCTGA
- the glgC gene encoding glucose-1-phosphate adenylyltransferase: protein MDNLAPQAPQQPQHELQAHQLVRRTIALVLAGGRGSRLKQLTDRRAKPAVYFGGKFRIIDFALSNCLNSGIRRMAVVTQYKSHSLMRHLQRGWSFLRAELNEMVDVLPAQQRVGDEHWYRGTADAVFQNLDIIQTRSTPHDYVVVLAGDHIYKMDYSIMVKDHAERGLGCTVGCIEVPRMEATAFGVMHVDGDRKVTAFLEKPADPPAMPGKPDVALASMGIYVFDSTYLYRLLEEDSKDPNSDHDFGKDIIPRAVAEGRALAHPFGMSCVTRAMRGGDSPTYWRDVGTIDAFWAANLDLASITPELDIYDTNWPIWTYQRQLPPAKFVFGRDGKPGLTTNTIVSGGCIVSGSSVSDSVLFSGVRVHSFCTISQAVLLPDVEVGRGCRLSKVVIDRACVIPDDMVIGEDAEADAARFERTESGVVLVTREMLKRLAPA, encoded by the coding sequence ATGGACAACCTCGCACCCCAAGCGCCACAGCAACCGCAGCACGAGCTGCAGGCCCACCAGCTGGTCCGCCGCACCATCGCCCTGGTGCTGGCCGGCGGCCGCGGCTCCCGCCTCAAGCAGCTGACCGACCGCCGCGCCAAGCCGGCGGTGTACTTCGGCGGCAAGTTCCGCATCATCGATTTCGCGCTGTCCAACTGCCTGAACTCGGGCATCCGGCGCATGGCGGTGGTCACGCAGTACAAGTCGCATTCGCTCATGCGCCACCTGCAGCGCGGATGGAGCTTCCTGCGGGCCGAGCTCAACGAGATGGTCGACGTGCTGCCCGCGCAGCAGCGCGTGGGCGACGAGCACTGGTACCGCGGCACGGCCGACGCGGTGTTCCAGAACCTCGACATCATCCAGACCCGCTCCACGCCGCACGACTACGTCGTGGTGCTGGCCGGCGACCACATCTACAAGATGGACTACTCGATCATGGTCAAGGACCACGCCGAGCGCGGCCTGGGCTGCACCGTCGGCTGCATCGAGGTGCCGCGCATGGAGGCCACCGCCTTCGGCGTGATGCACGTGGACGGCGACCGCAAGGTCACGGCCTTCCTGGAAAAGCCCGCCGACCCGCCGGCCATGCCCGGCAAGCCGGACGTGGCACTGGCCAGCATGGGCATCTACGTGTTCGATTCCACCTACCTCTACCGCTTGCTGGAGGAAGACAGCAAGGACCCGAACTCCGACCACGACTTCGGCAAGGACATCATCCCGCGCGCCGTGGCGGAGGGCCGCGCGCTGGCGCATCCGTTCGGCATGTCGTGCGTGACCCGCGCCATGCGCGGCGGCGACAGCCCGACCTACTGGCGCGACGTGGGCACGATCGACGCCTTCTGGGCCGCCAACCTCGACCTGGCCTCGATCACGCCGGAGCTCGACATCTACGACACCAACTGGCCGATCTGGACCTACCAGCGCCAGCTGCCGCCGGCCAAGTTCGTGTTCGGGCGCGACGGCAAGCCCGGCCTCACGACCAACACCATCGTCTCGGGCGGCTGCATCGTGTCGGGGTCGTCGGTGAGCGACTCGGTGCTGTTCTCGGGCGTACGCGTCCACTCGTTCTGCACCATCTCGCAGGCGGTGCTGCTGCCCGACGTCGAAGTGGGACGCGGCTGCCGCCTGAGCAAGGTGGTCATCGACCGCGCCTGCGTGATCCCCGACGACATGGTGATCGGCGAGGACGCCGAGGCCGACGCCGCGCGCTTCGAGCGCACCGAAAGCGGCGTGGTGCTGGTCACGCGCGAAATGCTCAAGCGGCTTGCGCCCGCCTGA